The DNA region TCGAGGACTTCGCCGGCACCACCATCACGCTGACCAACCCGGGCACCATCGGCACCAATCACTCGGTCCCCCGGCTGATGTCCGGCCAGGGCGCGATCATCGGGGTCGGCTCGATGGACTACCCGCCGGAGTTCCAAGGCTCCGATCCCGACAAGCTGTCCCAGATGAGTGTCTCCAAGGTCATGACGCTCACCTCGACCTATGACCACCGCGTCATCCAAGGAGCCCAGTCGGGGCAGTATCTGGCCCGGTTGCACGCGTTGCTGCTCGGCGAGGACGGCTTCTACGACGACATCTTCGGCGCGTTGCGGATCCCGTACGAGCCGATCCGCTGGGCACAGGACATCAGCGCCGACCATGAGGATCAGGTCCCCAAAGAGGCCCGGATCATGGAGATGATCAACGCCTACCGGGTCCGTGGACACCTGATGGCCGACACCGATCCACTGGAGTATCGGCAGCGGGCCCATCACGACCTCGATGTGCAGTCCCACGCCTTGACCCTGTGGGACCTGGACCGCGAGTTCGCGACCGGCTCGTTCGCCGGCGGCCGCGGGTTGATGAAGATGCGCCAGATCCTCGGCATCCTGCGCGACTCCTACTGCCGCACCATCGGCATCGAGTACATGCATATCCAGGAGCCGGCCCAGCGCAAGTGGATCCAGGACCGGGTGGAGCGCCGGCATGAGTCACTGCCTCGCGAGGAGCACCTGCGGATCCTCGACAAGCTGAACGAGGCCGAGATCTTCGAGACCTTCCTGCAGACCAAGTTCGTCGGTCAGAAGCGCTTCTCCTTGGAGGGCGGCGAGTCGACCATCGTGGTGATCGACGAGGTCTGCGAGCAGGCTGCGAACCACGGGCTGGAGGAGGTCTGCATCGGCATGCCGCACCGCGGCCGGCTGAATGTGCTGGCCAACGTCGTCGGCAAGAGCTACGCGCAGATCTTCCGCGAGTTCGAGGGCAACATCGATCCGCGTACCGTCCAGGGCTCGGGTGACGTCAAGTACCACCTGGGTGCGGAGGGTGAGTTCACGGCTCTCAGTGGCGCGACGATCAAGACGTCGGTGGCCGCCAACCCGAGCCACCTCGAAGCGGTGAACCCGGTGCTGGAGGGCATCGCCCGGGCCAAGCAGGACATCCTCGACCGGGGTGGCGAGTTCCCGGTGTTGCCGGTGCTGCTGCACGGTGACGCGGCCTTCGCCGGCCAGGGCGTGGTGGCCGAGACGCTCAATCTGTCTCAGCTGCGTGGCTATCGCACCGGCGGCACGATCCACGTGATCGTGAACAACCAGGTCGGCTTCACGACCTCGCCCACCGAGTCCCGCTCGTCGATGTACTGCACCGACGTGGCCCGGATGGTGCAGGCGCCGATCTTCCACGTCAACGGCGACGACCCGGAGGCCTGCACGCGGGTGGCTCGGCTCGCGTTCGCCTTCCGGCAGGAGTTCAACAAGGACGTCGTGCTCGACATCGTGTGCTATCGCCGCCGCGGTCACAACGAGGGCGACGACCCGAGCTTCACCCAGCCGCTGATGTATGACCTGATCGAGAAGAAGCGGTCGACCCGCAAGCTCTACACCGAGGCGCTGATCGGTCGTGGCGACATCACGATCGAGGATGCCGAGGATGTCATGTCCCGGTTCCAACAGCGACTGGAGAGCGTCTTCCGCGAGGTTCGTGACGCCACGCGCACACCGCCGGTCGAGGAGCACCAACTCGTGCCGGCGTACCCGAGCAAGGAGGCGGCCGGCCATGGCACGGCAGTGACCCCGGAGGTCTTGAAGAGGATCGCCGACGCCCACCTCACCTTCCCGGAAGGCTTCACCGTCCATCCGAAGGTGATGCCGCAGCTGCAACGCCGGGCGACTGCCATCACTCAGGGCAACATCGACTGGGGCACCGCCGAGATCCTGGCGTTCGGCTCGCTGCTGCTCGAAGGGCGTACCGTCCGGCTCACCGGCCAGGACAGCCGTCGCGGAACCTTCGTTTCCCGGTTCGCCAGTGTGGTCGATCGCAAGACCGGCGAGGCGTACGTCCCGCTCAAGCATCTCGACGATGACCAGGGTAAGTTCCACGTCTTCGACTCCTTGCTCAGCGAGTACGCGGCGATGGGATTCGAGTACGGCTATTCGGTCGCCCGGCCCGATGCGCTGGTGCTGTGGGAGGCCCAGTTCGGCGACTTCGCCAACGGGGCGCAAACCATCATCGACGAGTTCATCTCGTCCGGTCAGGCCAAGTGGACTCAGAAGTCGGGTGTCACACTGCTGCTGCCGCACGGTTACGAAGGCCAGGGCCCGGACCACAGCTCAGCCCGGATCGAGCGCTATCTGCAGCTGGCCGCCGAAGACTCGATGGCCGTGGCCCAGCCCTCCACGCCGGCCAGCCACTTCCACCTGTTGCGCCAGCACGCCATCGGTGAGCGGCACCGCCCGCTGGTGATCATGACCCCGAAGTCGATGCTGCGGAACAAGCTGGCAGTCTCCCAGCCGGAGGACTTCACCGATGGCAACTGGTGCCCGGTGCTGTCCGATCCGTACATCATCGATGCCGAGGCCGTCCGCCGAGTGATCCTGTGCTCGGGCAAGGTGCGCTGGGACCTGGTCAACAAGCGAGCCCAGTTGGATCGGTGGGACACCGCCATCCTGCCGCTCGAGCGGCTCTATCCACTCCCGGCCGCGGAGATCGTCGCCGAGTTGCGGGCTATGCCGAACGCCGGATCCGATCTGCTCTGGGTGCAGGACGAGCCGGTCAACCAGGGGGCCTGGCCGTTCATGGCCCTGAACCTGGTCTCGGCGTTGGGAACCGTGGATCCCGATCGGCAGTGGACCGTGACGCCGCACACCCGGCCCGCCTCCTCGGCGCCGTCGGTGGGCTCGGCGAAGGTGCACGAGGCCCAGCAGCGTGAGTTGCTGGAGTCCGCTTTCGCCTGATTCTGCGCTGCGCTGAGTCGGATCTGCTGGGCTAAATCGAGGGCCGGATGTATTTCACCGATCGTGGGATCGAGGAGTTGGAGTCGCGCCGGGGTGAGGAGGATGTCACCCTGGCCTGGCTCAGCGAGCAACTGCGGATCTTCGTCGACGTCCACCCCGAGTACGAGGCGGCCGTCGATCAACTGGCTACCTGGCTCGCTCGCCTGGACGACGACGAGGACTGAGCCCGCCTGCACGTAGTCGGGCGTCGCGCGTCGGGCAGGTCCTGGGCGGGCTTTTGTGGCCCGCGGGCGCGATCCGTACGGGTGCCCTGCGCCGTTCGTGATCGTTGTTGGCCCGCGGGCGCGATCCGTACGGGCCTCCCTCCTGCTCCGCGGCCATCTCTGGCCCGCGGGCGCGAAACGTGTGCATCCCCCGCTACTGCGGCTGCTACCTGTGGCAGGGGCGCGAGATGTGCTCTGTGCAAGCCCAGCGGCCGATCGGCTGTGGCCCGAAGGTGCTCAAGGTTCGCGGTTCGCGCTCGGCCGTCCGTCATTTGTGGCCCGGCGGCGCCACACGTCCGGGCCTTCCGCCTGGTCCGCGGTCGTCTTTGGCCCGCAGGCGCGAGACGTACGTCGGATGCGTACCGCGGTGCACCTCCCCTCGTGCAGCGGCGTATGGCGTCTGGAGTTCATTGTTCGGACGAGGCTCGAGTGCCGCATACTCGCCGCATGTCGCGACTCAAGAGACTCCGGAAGTATCTTCGTCGGGCTCGACGACGGCATGACTGCCTCCATATCGTCCGACGGATCAATAAGGCCGACCAGATCGACGGCTACGTCGTAGGCGTCGGCAAGTCTTGGGTCTTGCTGTCGGTGGAGGACAGTGGCTCACCTGCAGGGTTCATTGCGCTCCGCCTGCCCGACATTCGGCGGATCTGCCCAGATCCGAGTAGGCGATAGGCTCACAGCAGCGTCGCGTGCTGGTGGCAGTCCGTGTCAGGCATGGAGGCGCCGAAACCGAGGGAGTTGACGATGCACTCGTCGTACCCTTCGTTCTCGCGTGACTGAGCGAGAGACGACCAGGCTGATCGCCTGGGCTACCGAACTGCGCCGAGCGCACGTACGCCTTCGCCAGGCGCTGGCTGTCGTGCGGGATGGGCTGCACGGCGGTCAGCAGGATCCCCTGCTGGGCCGTGAGTTGCTGCTGTACTGCCATGGTTTCTGCACCGCGTTGGACCGACACCACCAAGGCGAGGACCGCAGACTGTTTCCCGCGATCGAGGCGGCCTACCCGGACCTCGCACCGGTGCTACGCAGGCTCGAGCAGGACCACACGATGATCGCCAACCTTCTCGACGGCCTGCGTACTGCTTCGGCCAGCACTTCAGACGCGGAGGAGCTGGAACAGCACCTCGACGGGATAGCCGCGATCATGGAGAGCCACTTCCGCTACGAGGAACGGCAGTTGCTCACCGTGCTTGAGACCCTCCAACTCGATGCCGCCGTGGCTGAAGTGCTGGGACCGCTCTGATGCCTGAAGCCGACTACCGAGAGGTGCCTAGGTGTAGCTTCCGACGAACGAAACTACATCTGCGCACCTTTCAACCCCTCACCGGCGATAGGTAAGCAGATCGCACCGCAAGGTGCGTCGGGCCGCGATGGGCTTACGTCACGTCAAAGGCAGTATGCGGGCGCTCAGATCACCCAGTTCACCCAGCGTGACGTGGCAGGTCTGCTCGGGAGTCCGGCTTCCGGCCAGCCAACAGTCAGTGCCAACTCACGGTCCTGCGGCAGCGGACTCAACCAGTAGGTCGCCTCATGATCGAACGCGTCCTCACCGCTGGAGGTCTCTTCTCGCATGGGCTGCAGTGGCTGGGGACGACCGTCGGCCTCGACGGACAGCAGGCATCTTGACCGCCGACCAGCCGCGCTGCTGTCGTGGTAGCCGACGCCATAGTCCGAGCGCCGCGCAGCTGCTTCAGCCTGGACGCCCCAAGCCCGCAGCACCAGTTGGAAAAGCAGCCCCGACGGATAGCCGAAGATGCACCGCAGGCCTACCGCGATTCCTGGCGCCCGCCCGATGACAACTGGGCCATGGACCACAACACCCAGACTCTCCGGTGGATCGTCCAGTCGGCGCCGGCGTCTCATGGCTCCAGGACGATCTTGCCAAAGAGGTCGCCGGATGCCATCGCCGCCAGACCGTCGGCGGCCTCGGCGAGCGGGAGTACGCGGTCGATGATCGGACGGATCCCGGTGTTGGCCACCAGGTGCAGCACCGCCTCGAGCTCCGAGCGGGTGCCCATGGTGCTGCCGATCACCTGGAGCGGCTTGAAGAAGATCTTCGTCAGCTCGGCCGAACGAAGATCCGCCCCAGAGGTGGTGCCGACGGTCACCAGCCGACCGCCCGGTCGCAGCGAGTTGATCGAGTGCGACCAGGTGGCGGCGCCCACGCTGTCGACGACGGCATCGACCTTCTCCGGCAGCCGCTCCCCCGCCGCAAACCCACGATGAGCGCCCAACGCCACGGCCCGCTCCACTCGCTCGGGGCTGCGCGAGGTCACCCAGACGCGCAGACCGGTTGCCCGGCCGATCATGATCGCCGCCGTCGACACGCCTCCCCCGGCACCTTGCACCAGGACCGAGTCCCCGGGCCGCAGTGCACCGGAGGTGAACAATGCCCGGTACGCGGTCAGCCAGGCCGTGGGCAGACACGCCGCTTCGGCGAACGACAGTCCGGTCGGCTTGTCGACCAGATTGCGAGCCGGCGCCCGTACCAGCTCGGCGAGCGTTCCGGGATAGCGCTCCGACAACAGCGAACGGCGAGGATCCAGTGTCTCGTCCTCCCCGGCGTACCCAGGGTCATTGATCACGGCATAGACGACCACCTCACGGCCGTCCTCGGTCACCCCAGCCGCATCGCAGCCCAGGATCATCGGCAGCCGTTCGGCCGGCAGGCCGACACCTCGCAACGACCAGACATCGTGGTGGTTGAGTGCCGCGGCCTTGACCCGCACCGTGACCCAGTCCGTCGGCACCGCGGGCGGGTCGATCTCACCTACCTCGAGGGCATTCAGTGGCTTTTCGAGATCTGCGGTGACCGCATAGGCAGCGAGCATGGGTGCCAGGGTAGTGACAGTCGCTACGCTGCCCCTCATGACCGCTGAGCAGTCCTCTCAACCCGACGTCGAAGCCGTTGCCACGGCGTACGCCGATCTCACCGGCCAGCCCGCCACAGGCATCTGGGCGGCCCCCGGACGGGTGAACCTGATCGGTGAGCACACGGACTACAACGACGGGTACGTGATGCCGTTCGCGCTGCCCCACCGGGTCACCATCGCGGCCGGGCCGCGTACGGATGGCACCTGGCGGGTCCGCACTCTCAACGGCGATCTGACCGAGACGTTCAGCCGCGCCGAGCTAGTTCCCGGCATGACCGGTTGGCAGGCATACCTTGCCGGAGTTGTGTGGGCTTTGGAAGAGGCCGGCCATTCGATCGGCGGTGCCGATCTGGTGTTGACCTCGAACGTGCCGATGGGTGCCGGGCTGTCTTCCTCCGCCGCGCTGGAGTGCGCGACCCTGGCCGCTCTCGCCGGCCTCGACGATCTAGCCATCGAGCCGATGGAGCGGGCCAAGCTCGCCCGCCGTGCCGAGAACGCCTTCGTCGGCGCCCCGACCGGCCAGATGGACCAGGCCGCCTCCACCTTGTGCGAGGCCGGTCATGCGCTCTTCTTCGACTGCCGCACCTTCGACGTCGACCAGGTACCACTTGATCTCGCCGCAGCTGGCCTCGAGCTGCTCGTGCTGGACACCCGCACGCCGCACGCCCTGGTCGACAGCGAGTACGCCGCCCGCCGCGCCAGCTGCGAGGAGGCGGCAAAGCTCCTCGGGGTGACCGCGCTGCGGGACGTCACCGACCTCGATGCCGCTCTAGCCAGGCTGGAGGATCCGGTGATGCGCAGCCGGGTTCGCCACGTCGTCACCGAGAACCAGCGTGTGCTGACCGCTGCCGAACGACTGAAAGCGCGGGACTATCTCGGACTGGCGCCGTTGCTGGACGCCTCCCACGCCTCGATGCGCGACGACTTCGAGATCACCGTGCCGACGGTGGATCTTGCCGTCGAGACGGCGAAGCAGGCCGGCGCCTACGGGGCCCGGATGACCGGCGGCGGCTTCGGCGGCTGCATCATCGCACTGCTCGACATCGGTCGCGCCGATGACGTTGCCCGAGCGATCGGCGCCGCCTTCGCGGCCGCCGGCTATCGCACACCGGCCCACTTCGTCGGCATCCCCTCCGCAGGAGCGCGCCAACTGTCCTGACCCCGCCGAGGGAGCGCTCGCACCCCGGCAGGCACCTCACGAGGCGATCAATTTGCTTCGCCGATCGATATTTCGATCCGGTTCCAGTCATCCCCGTTTCGACAGTTTCATGCGCATTTCGTGGCAGGATGCATAAGAATCCGGTGAACATCTGCATACACCGAAGTTTCTTCGTGCCACCAACTTCTGGAGGACATCTCGTCATGCGCACCATCACCAAGTTGGCACTCGTCTCGGCGAGCATCGCGGCCACGCTGTTGTCGGCCTGCGGCTCGGACTCGTTGAGCGGCGGCGGCACCCCGGGATCGCCCACCGCCGAAGTCAGCGCCAACACAGATCTGAACGCCAAGCTGCCGGAGAACATCCGCAGTTCCGGGAAGCTCAACATCGGCACCGATGCCAGCTATGCCCCCAACCAGTTCACCGAGGGCAAGAAGATCGTGGGCAGTGAAGTCGACCTGTTCAACGCCGTGGCGAAGAAGCTGGGCGTCACCGCCGAATGGGAGAACGCCAAATTCGGCACCATCATCCCCGGTATCACCAGCGGCAAGTACGACCTCGGAGTGTCCTCGTTCACCATCAACGACGAGCGCCGCAAACAGGTCTTGATGGTCAGCTACTTCAACGCCGGGACCCAGTGGGCCACCCAGGCGGGCAATCCGAAGGGCATCGATCCGAACAACCCGTGTGGGAAGAACATCGCCGTCCAGGCCGACACCGTGCAGGACCAGAACGACCTGCCGGCGCGGCAGAAGAAGTGCGGCAGTAACCCGATGAAGATCCAGAAGTACGCCGGCCAGGACACCGTCACCGCTGCCGTGGTGACCGGCAAAGCCGACGCCATGCTGGCCGACTCGCCCGTGACGGCGTACGCGGTGTCGCAGTCCGGCGGCAAGCTGGAGCTGCTCGGCGAGGTCTACGACGCCGCCCCGTACGGAGTGGTCGTGGCCAAGGACAACAAGCAGCTGGCCGACGTCGTCGCCGAGGCGCTGACCGAGATGAAGAGCGACGGCAGCTACCTGGAGATCCTCAAGGCCTGGGGCACCGAGGGCGGCGCGATCGACACCTTCGAAGTCAAATGAGCGAGTCGCCGGTCGAGTCGACAGACTCAGCCGACCAGGAGCGGCCGGGCATCATCCACGCGGTGCCCGTCCGCCACCCCGGGCGGTATGTGGCGATCGCGGTCATCGCCGTGCTGGCGCTGATGTTCCTGCACATGGTCTTGACCAATCCGGCGTTCAACTGGCCGTTCGTCTTCGAGGCGATGAACCAGTCCGTGGTGATCGAGGGCTTCATCAAGGGCACCTTGATGTGCACCGTGCTGGCCATGTTGTTCGGGGTGATCGGCGGCGTGATCCTGGCCGTGATGCGGCTGTCGACCAACCCGGTGCTGCGTGCGGTCTCGTGGGCGTACACCTGGTTCTTCCGAGCCATTCCCCGGCTCGTGCTGCTGACCATCATGGGGGTGCTCGGGATCTTGTTTCCGCTCGCCAGCGGCGGTCTGTCCTTCGGTGTGCCCTTCGACTGGGTGATCATCGACTGGCTCGGGTTGTCGGGTGACTGGCGGTTCTACAGCGTGGACGCGAACACGCTGTTCTCCGGCTTCATCGGGGCGATCGTCGGTCTGGCTGCCTCGGAGGCGGCGTACATGGCCGAGATCGCCCGAGCCGGGATCAACAGCGTCGACAAGGGGCAGATGGAGGCCGCGCAGGCGGTCGGCATGAGCCGCAGCCTGGCCATGCGCCGGATCGTCCTGCCCCAGGCGATGCGGGTGATCGTGCCGCCGACGGGCAACGAGACCATCGCCATGTTGAAGGACACCTCGCTGCTGATCGCTCTTCCGCTGTCGACTGAGATGTTCTTCCAGCTCTCCCAGATCGGCGCCCGGACCTTCCAGCTCTTCCCGGTGTTCGTGGCCGCGACCCTCTACTACCTGATCGCGACGAGCATCTTGATGATCGGTCAGACCTATCTGGAACGGCACTTCGGGCGTGGGTTCGGCACCACGGTGCAGCCCAAGGCGGCGGCCGGATTGCAGATCGGAGCGGCGAAGTGAGCGCGGCGCAGGAGCACGGCGAACAGCGGCACCAGGACCGGCATCTGGTCAAAGCCGTCAACGTGATCAAGCACTTCGGGCACAACGAGGTCTTGAAGGGGGTCGACCTCACCGTCGACCGCGGCGAGGTGGTCTGCCTGCTGGGGCCGAGTGGTTCTGGGAAGACCACGTTCCTGCGACTGATCAACCAGATGGAGACCCTGACCGGGGGCCGGATCTGGGTCGATGGTGAGCTGATCGGCATCGAGGAGCGCAAGGGCAAGCTGCACGTCCGCAAGGACTCCGACATCGCCCGGCAGCGGTCCCGGATCGGGATGGTCTTCCAGCGGTTCAACCTGTTCCCGCACATGACCGCACTGGGAAATGTGGTCGAGGCCCCGACCAAGGTCAAGAAGATCAGCAAAGCGGCGGCAACCGCCGAGGCCATGGCTCTACTGGAGATGGTCGGACTGGCCGACCGAGCACGGTACTACCCGAGTCAGCTGTCCGGCGGCCAGCAACAGCGGGTGGCGATCGCCCGGGCGCTGGCCATGAAACCGGATCTGATGCTGTTCGACGAGCCGACCTCCGCGCTCGATCCCGAACTGGTCGGCGAGGTGTTGACCGTGATGCGGGAACTCGCCGCCGGCGGTACGACGATGATCGTGGTGACCCACGAGATGGGCTTCGCCCGGGAGGCGGCCGACCGAGTGGTGTTCATGGACGCCGGCGTCGTGGTGGAAGAGGGCAACCCGAACGAAGTGCTCCTCAATCCACGGCACGAGCGCACCAAGACGTTCCTGAGGCGGGTCAAGGACGAGCACCAGGCCGAGGTCGCCCACGAGGTGGAGACCGTACGCGCGCTTCAGGAGGGGGAGCTCCAGTAGGCGGGCGGCTTTTGAGCGGTGCAAAACGCGGGGACTACTGCTCCTGGCCCACGAACGCCCGGGTCGAGGTGGGAAGCAGCAGGCAGACGATGACGGTCAGCGACACCGCACCGAGCAAGAGGGCGAACCAGGTCGTCTGCCCACCGCGGAAGCTCCAAGCGATCGGCAGCTGGATCAGTTGGGTGGCGATCGCGGGTGCCCGGCTCCAGCGGCGGCCCCGCCACACCCCCCTGGCAACCATCACCAGCAGCCCTGCATAGGCCAGCAATATGATCGCGGCACCACTGCCGACCACTGCTCGGGAGGCCCGGGTGGCAACGAGTTCCATTACGCCGTAGACCGCAGACGCCGCCCCTATCACAACCAACAGGGCTGCGGCTAGGGTTAACGCCGGGAGATAAGACGATTTCATGGCCGGAGACACGAGGTCAGCGTACGACCAGTCGGCTCACAGCCTGCAGCACCTGAGAGCAGACGAAATGTGAGCCAACCAACGCCGAAGACACCTTGTGCCGACGCCGATTGCCTGAAAGTCTGGTCTCCGTTACCGAGGCGGCCAGTGTAGACGACTCGAGATTGCTGTTGTAACGCGGGTCCTCCCCCCAGGACCTCGCAAAAGAAGGAGTGAGTGGGAACATGGATTGGCGCCACCACGCGGCCTGCCTGGACGAGGATCCGGAGCTGTTCTTCCCGATCGGGAACACCGGACCTGCTCTGCTCCAGATCGAGGAGGCCAAGCAGGTCTGTCGTCGCTGCGACGTCAAGGATGCCTGCTTGCAGTGGGCCATCGAGGCCGGCCAGGACCATGGGGTCTGGGGCGGCATGAGCGAGGATGAGCGTCGCGCTCTCAAGCGTCGCGCCGCCCGCGCCCGCATCCGTACGGCCTGACGGACCTCACGGACACGGCTGGACACCTCGACGTCCGGTCGCAGCTCTACCGCTTCTTCGTTCGCAACGGCACCTCGACTACGGCCCGAGTCCCCGCACCATGGGGATTGGGTCCCAGACGGAACTCCCCGTCCATGTCTTTGACCAGCGTGTTCACAATCGACAGTCCGAGGCTCGGTGACAGCCGCCAGTTGAAGTTCTCGGGCAGTCCGACCCCGTCGTCGGCGATCTCCACCCGGAGTCGGCCATCGCGGACACCCGGCGTCATCCGTACCTCGCCCTTGCTGGTGGTCCCGTCGGCGGCGACCAGACCGTGCTCGACGGCGTTTTGGCACAGCTCGGTGATCACCATCGACAGGTTGGTCGCGAGGTCGGCCGACACCTCCCCGAAGCTGCCCACCCGCACCGCGCGTACGCCTTCCCGGGTCGCAGCCACATCGACCGCCATCCGGAGCAACCGGTCGGCCACCTTGTCGAAGTCGACGACCTCATCGAAGGCCTGAGAGAGAGTCTCGTGCACGATGGCGATCGCGGCGACCCGAGACATCGCGTCGTTGAGCGCAAGCTTGGCCTCGGGCGCTGACATCCGGCGCGCCTGCATCCGGAGCAGGGCCGCCACGGTCTGCAGGTTGTTCTTCACGCGGTGATGGATCTCGCGGATGGTCGCGTCCTTGGTGATGAGCTCGCGCTCCTTGCTGCGCAGGTCGGAGACGTCCCGGCAAAGCACGATCGCCCCATGCCGCGCGCCGTCGCGGGTCAACGGGACCGACCGCAGCAGCAGGTGCGCGTCACCGGCGACCGCCTCAGCGCGCCGCGCCACCCGACCCGCCAGCAACGACTCCAGCGAATGGTCGATCGGCCGATCAGGGTCCGGCATCAGCGCGGCCGTCAGCTCGGCGAGATTCTCGTCGATCAGGTCACCGATCAGTCCGAGCCGACGATAGGCGCTGAGCCCGTTGGGACTGGCGTACTCCACGTTTCCGCTGAGGTCGAGGCGGATGAACCCGTCTCCGACCCGCGGGTTGATGGTCTGGTCGGACAGATCCGTCGCGATCGGAAAGTCGCCGATCGCGACCATCTGGGCCAGATCGAACGCGCTGTCGAGGTAGGAGTTCTCGAGCATGCTCGGGCTGCGGACGCCGAGCTGGTTGGTGTGCTGCTCGACGACCCCGATCACCCGGTCCTCGAATCGAACTGGGATCGCGTGCA from Microlunatus phosphovorus NM-1 includes:
- a CDS encoding WhiB family transcriptional regulator, producing MDWRHHAACLDEDPELFFPIGNTGPALLQIEEAKQVCRRCDVKDACLQWAIEAGQDHGVWGGMSEDERRALKRRAARARIRTA
- a CDS encoding sensor histidine kinase; the protein is MPSMSEIIAEHTALSEHDHRRLKQVLSEWQLLADLAFSDLVLWVPDHDENVFWAVAQIRPTTGPTALLEDVVGDLIAYSPEHLVSEAFLSGEITQTSANKLSAGIPVDVHAIPVRFEDRVIGVVEQHTNQLGVRSPSMLENSYLDSAFDLAQMVAIGDFPIATDLSDQTINPRVGDGFIRLDLSGNVEYASPNGLSAYRRLGLIGDLIDENLAELTAALMPDPDRPIDHSLESLLAGRVARRAEAVAGDAHLLLRSVPLTRDGARHGAIVLCRDVSDLRSKERELITKDATIREIHHRVKNNLQTVAALLRMQARRMSAPEAKLALNDAMSRVAAIAIVHETLSQAFDEVVDFDKVADRLLRMAVDVAATREGVRAVRVGSFGEVSADLATNLSMVITELCQNAVEHGLVAADGTTSKGEVRMTPGVRDGRLRVEIADDGVGLPENFNWRLSPSLGLSIVNTLVKDMDGEFRLGPNPHGAGTRAVVEVPLRTKKR